The following are from one region of the Dreissena polymorpha isolate Duluth1 chromosome 2, UMN_Dpol_1.0, whole genome shotgun sequence genome:
- the LOC127866433 gene encoding riboflavin-binding protein-like isoform X2 translates to MQHGQRIVLAVYLCLQISIPICEAGGSNEIESDSVHFCSFFNNRAPSPQPGLRNCTWFAKNSCCKQEEIEATFGTVKPLPGSSPECQRYTNYLMCYICAPFQNRFYGQERLTVCEEFCNAWYSACSSAILKGSVIGTLYTNGREFCEKRNFQCEPMESQSCFTFDFALDRTSGAPSLPALSQTLPTAAAVTLLFLIAL, encoded by the exons ATGCAACACGGACAGCGCATCGTTTTAGCTGTTTATTTATGCTTGCAAATCTCAATTCCGATATGCGAAGCCGGAGGGAGTAACGAAATTGAATCGGATTCTGTGCATTTCTGTTCGTTTTTCAACAACCGAGCGCCTTCACCACAACCAGGGCTCCGCAACTGTACGTGGTTCGCGAAGAACAGCTGCTGCAAACAGGAAGAGATTGAGGCCACGTTCGGTACAGTGAAGCCACTGCCAG GTAGCTCACCCGAGTGTCAGAG ATACACTAACTATTTGATGTGTTACATATGCGCTCCCTTTCAAAACCGCTTCTATGGTCAGGAGCGACTGACAGTGTGCGAGGAGTTCTGTAACGCCTGGTACTCCGCTTGCTCGTCCgcaattctcaaag GGTCTGTGATAGGCACATTGTACACCAACGGTCGCGAATTCTGTGAGAAGCGGAACTTCCAGTGCGAGCCCATGGAGAGCCAAAGCTGCTTCACCTTCGATTTTGCTTTGGACCGGACATCCGGCGCGCCGTCACTGCCTGCCCTCAGTCAAACGCTCCCTACAGCAGCCGCGGTGACATTACTGTTCCTGATTGCACTTTAG
- the LOC127866433 gene encoding riboflavin-binding protein-like isoform X1 — MQHGQRIVLAVYLCLQISIPICEAGGSNEIESDSVHFCSFFNNRAPSPQPGLRNCTWFAKNSCCKQEEIEATFGTVKPLPGCSPECQRYTNYLMCYICAPFQNRFYGQERLTVCEEFCNAWYSACSSAILKGSVIGTLYTNGREFCEKRNFQCEPMESQSCFTFDFALDRTSGAPSLPALSQTLPTAAAVTLLFLIAL; from the exons ATGCAACACGGACAGCGCATCGTTTTAGCTGTTTATTTATGCTTGCAAATCTCAATTCCGATATGCGAAGCCGGAGGGAGTAACGAAATTGAATCGGATTCTGTGCATTTCTGTTCGTTTTTCAACAACCGAGCGCCTTCACCACAACCAGGGCTCCGCAACTGTACGTGGTTCGCGAAGAACAGCTGCTGCAAACAGGAAGAGATTGAGGCCACGTTCGGTACAGTGAAGCCACTGCCAGGTTGCTCACCCGAGTGCCAGAG ATACACTAACTATTTGATGTGTTACATATGCGCTCCCTTTCAAAACCGCTTCTATGGTCAGGAGCGACTGACAGTGTGCGAGGAGTTCTGTAACGCCTGGTACTCCGCTTGCTCGTCCgcaattctcaaag GGTCTGTGATAGGCACATTGTACACCAACGGTCGCGAATTCTGTGAGAAGCGGAACTTCCAGTGCGAGCCCATGGAGAGCCAAAGCTGCTTCACCTTCGATTTTGCTTTGGACCGGACATCCGGCGCGCCGTCACTGCCTGCCCTCAGTCAAACGCTCCCTACAGCAGCCGCGGTGACATTACTGTTCCTGATTGCACTTTAG